TTGATGAGATCTTCATACTTTTGCGGTAAAGAAAGGAGGAGCTCCTGCATGACTTTCTCCGCTTCTTCAATATTCTCTTCGTAGGCAATGCTGACATCAACGACAGCGATGCTGTTGTGTACAGAGAAGTTTGTCACTTCGGTAATATTGCCATTCGGGAAGATATGCAGCTCCCCTGTCCAACTTTTGATCTTTGTCGTACGCAGGCCGATTTCTTCGACTGTTCCCTCAGCTGACCCGATTCTTACGTAATCGCCTACTGAGAATTGATCCTCGAATATGATGAAGAATCCGGTGATGATGTCACGCACAAGATTCTGTGCACCGAAACCAACCGCAAGACCGACGATCCCGGCTCCGGCGATCAATCCTTTCACATCAATATCCAGAGTGGATAGTATAGTCATTAAACTGATGAAATAAATCACATAGGTCAACACGTTCTCAAGCAATTTGGAAAGTGTCGCTTCCCGCCGTTCAGTGAACTTGAGAGGGGAACGTGACCGGACCTTGAATACGTTCCGGATCGCGGATTTCCCGACCCGGAGGGCAATGTAGGTGATGGCTATGATCGCAATGATCTTCACGGCACCCATCCCAAGCTCAAACCACATTTGATTATCTATCAGTTTCTCTTTTGCTTTTGCAATCGTGTCATTCGCAATATCAATCGTATCATCTACTTGATCTTTCGTATCTTTCGTAGTATTCGCACTCATTTATTAAACCTCCACTTATCATTCAATAAGTATTTCTTATTTTATCAACTTTCCCTCTCCTTGTGTAGATTTAACCTCATATTGAGGGCTTTTCTAGAAAATTTTTATTTTA
The nucleotide sequence above comes from Bacillus sp. KH172YL63. Encoded proteins:
- a CDS encoding mechanosensitive ion channel family protein; this translates as MSANTTKDTKDQVDDTIDIANDTIAKAKEKLIDNQMWFELGMGAVKIIAIIAITYIALRVGKSAIRNVFKVRSRSPLKFTERREATLSKLLENVLTYVIYFISLMTILSTLDIDVKGLIAGAGIVGLAVGFGAQNLVRDIITGFFIIFEDQFSVGDYVRIGSAEGTVEEIGLRTTKIKSWTGELHIFPNGNITEVTNFSVHNSIAVVDVSIAYEENIEEAEKVMQELLLSLPQKYEDLINPPELLGVQTLGASDVVVRIIAETVPMRHWYIARQLRKEVKLCLDAHGIEIPFPRMVMYSRKDEEEIQPREEKQRRLDSE